The following proteins are encoded in a genomic region of Cyclonatronum proteinivorum:
- a CDS encoding WD40/YVTN/BNR-like repeat-containing protein, producing MRKFQLASLCVLPLFLAGCGIFGSDNSRAIPSDPDFVCTNSEPGTWSYLGIPGEMILSIAINPHNAGHILVGTSGSFSDGSQGKIFMSTDCGENWEQVWEGGNILEIHFNPKSPNEVFANPHGMIHSTDWGRSWSDRSNGLTEFLSFTSAVTTFAIDHEQPNRLYAGTQDLGGGLVFYTDNAGGNWQLIPAHQQEGPGVDLSKSAVLFIHTDPVNPGHVYVGNGPIMRSTDRGESWEMLRETDPNVIQTMAFSADHSKIFAMNTWRGFYEFNMPDGPWAFTPYPDSMVGTHISSIVDTDLVDGILLGTGRGVLLRKNNEYFSMVDNLPYTITSKLKLNGNNLYAAVRPQSSFISSESGIYIRRLNQP from the coding sequence ATGCGAAAATTTCAATTAGCATCTTTATGCGTTTTGCCACTTTTTCTTGCAGGGTGCGGGATATTTGGTTCAGACAATAGCCGGGCAATTCCTTCAGATCCGGATTTTGTCTGCACAAACTCTGAACCCGGAACCTGGAGTTACCTGGGCATACCGGGAGAAATGATTTTATCGATAGCCATTAATCCGCATAATGCCGGCCATATTCTGGTTGGAACCTCCGGCAGCTTTAGCGACGGCTCGCAGGGTAAAATATTTATGAGTACCGATTGCGGGGAAAACTGGGAGCAAGTTTGGGAAGGCGGTAATATTCTGGAAATACATTTTAATCCAAAATCCCCCAATGAGGTCTTCGCGAACCCCCACGGTATGATTCACAGCACCGACTGGGGCCGAAGCTGGTCGGATCGCAGTAACGGCCTCACCGAATTTTTGTCGTTTACCTCCGCTGTGACCACCTTCGCCATTGATCATGAACAACCAAACAGACTTTATGCGGGCACACAAGATCTTGGAGGGGGGTTGGTTTTTTACACGGATAATGCTGGAGGTAATTGGCAGTTAATTCCCGCTCACCAGCAGGAGGGCCCTGGCGTAGATCTTTCAAAAAGCGCTGTATTGTTTATTCATACCGACCCGGTAAATCCTGGCCATGTATATGTAGGTAATGGCCCCATCATGCGCAGCACCGACCGCGGAGAATCCTGGGAAATGCTGCGTGAAACTGACCCCAACGTAATACAAACGATGGCCTTCAGCGCCGATCATTCAAAAATTTTTGCCATGAACACCTGGCGGGGGTTTTATGAATTCAATATGCCGGATGGCCCCTGGGCATTTACTCCCTACCCTGACTCGATGGTGGGTACACACATAAGCAGTATAGTTGATACAGATCTGGTTGATGGTATCCTGCTTGGAACCGGTAGAGGAGTATTATTAAGGAAAAACAATGAGTATTTCAGTATGGTGGATAACTTGCCCTATACCATTACATCTAAATTAAAACTTAACGGGAATAATTTATACGCTGCAGTTAGACCGCAATCAAGCTTTATATCCTCTGAATCAGGAATTTACATTAGAAGGCTAAATCAACCATAA
- a CDS encoding peroxiredoxin family protein produces MIFVSDTDGAVHRAWGCTLFGLLTRRVTFLIGPDRRIRLAHESNHKRLSKLHKLILLESLYRQFYIRIFLELNNTPILYVK; encoded by the coding sequence TTGATCTTTGTCTCCGATACCGATGGCGCCGTGCACCGGGCCTGGGGCTGCACCCTCTTCGGGCTGCTGACCCGCCGCGTGACCTTCCTGATCGGCCCCGACCGCCGCATCCGCCTCGCCCACGAAAGCAACCACAAGCGGCTCAGCAAACTCCACAAGTTGATTCTCCTTGAGTCTCTCTATCGCCAATTTTATATCCGCATTTTCCTGGAGCTTAATAACACCCCAATTTTATATGTTAAATGA
- a CDS encoding PD40 domain-containing protein, with translation MFNIKSYKFCIFILLILLMMVAINSCNVTDPPIPEPGIIEVPTDELPAWSPDGKYIAFNHFNPHADENTHPFGLYLLNLETGERTLIIEGIALSPDWSPDGEWIAFNSGDIFKIRSDGSELTRLTGQGMSFLPRWSPDGNTISYGRSGSQDVVGIWFFHLPDSTYQRFGYGASPAVWSPDGTHIVYSALDQFEDPVSARGQIWVADTANAVNTQLTTNKYRNRNASWSPDGNWIAWPSHKGGRSFGLNIMQADGSNQEEIFAIELNNQLSYENGSSWSPDSERIVFSKPNSDESKIVLWIINSDGSGLEQLTF, from the coding sequence ATGTTCAACATTAAATCATATAAATTCTGCATTTTTATCCTCCTCATTTTACTCATGATGGTAGCTATAAACAGTTGCAATGTTACCGATCCTCCCATACCTGAACCGGGAATTATTGAAGTTCCTACAGACGAACTCCCGGCGTGGTCGCCTGATGGGAAATATATTGCCTTTAACCACTTTAATCCCCATGCCGATGAAAACACCCACCCCTTCGGTCTTTATTTATTAAACCTGGAAACGGGTGAACGAACCTTAATAATTGAAGGGATTGCGCTTAGCCCCGATTGGAGTCCGGATGGTGAATGGATTGCGTTTAATAGCGGTGATATCTTTAAAATCCGTTCGGATGGAAGTGAATTAACACGGCTCACCGGGCAGGGAATGTCATTTTTGCCGAGATGGTCACCGGACGGGAATACGATTTCTTATGGTAGGTCTGGGAGTCAAGATGTTGTAGGGATCTGGTTTTTCCATCTGCCTGACTCAACATACCAGAGATTTGGATATGGTGCTTCGCCTGCCGTCTGGTCTCCCGATGGTACGCATATTGTTTATAGTGCTCTTGATCAGTTTGAAGACCCGGTTAGTGCACGAGGGCAGATTTGGGTTGCGGATACGGCCAATGCGGTAAATACCCAGTTAACAACCAACAAATATCGAAACCGGAATGCTTCGTGGAGCCCTGATGGGAATTGGATTGCTTGGCCATCGCATAAAGGTGGCCGTTCGTTCGGTTTGAATATTATGCAAGCTGATGGAAGTAATCAGGAAGAAATTTTTGCAATTGAGTTAAATAATCAATTGAGTTATGAAAATGGGTCATCATGGTCACCGGATTCAGAGCGTATCGTGTTCAGCAAACCCAACTCAGACGAAAGCAAAATCGTGTTATGGATCATTAATAGCGATGGGAGCGGCCTTGAACAACTAACCTTTTAA
- a CDS encoding PD40 domain-containing protein codes for MFYLKLRKNYIRSLFSLFMVTSFIGCNLTDTYELDPEVVSVPADEHPAWSPDGRYIAFNHINPAADENTSSRGLYLLNLENGERRLIIEGSARNPDWSPDGEWIIFNSGDIFKIRPNGTELTRLTGQGMSFFPRWSPDGNTISYGKSGTGSGLWFFHLPDSTYQRFGFGASPADWSPDGTHIVYSALDQFEDPVSARGQIWVADTANTVSTQLTTNKYRNRHASWSPDGNWITWPTDKGGRSSGLNVMRADGSGQKELLAIELDNTINLRIRPSWSPDSERIVFSKPNADESKIVLWTINRDRSGLEQLTF; via the coding sequence ATGTTTTATTTAAAATTACGTAAGAATTACATACGTTCTTTATTTTCTTTATTTATGGTTACAAGCTTTATAGGTTGCAATTTAACAGATACCTATGAACTTGATCCTGAAGTAGTATCGGTCCCGGCAGACGAGCACCCAGCATGGTCGCCTGATGGCAGGTATATTGCATTCAATCACATCAATCCCGCTGCTGATGAAAATACCAGTTCAAGAGGTCTTTATTTACTGAACCTTGAAAATGGAGAACGCAGACTGATAATCGAAGGCTCGGCCCGCAACCCCGACTGGAGCCCCGATGGAGAATGGATAATATTTAACAGCGGTGATATTTTTAAAATCCGGCCGAATGGAACCGAATTAACACGACTAACTGGCCAAGGAATGTCATTTTTTCCCAGATGGTCACCGGACGGGAACACTATTTCGTATGGGAAGTCCGGAACCGGTTCCGGGCTTTGGTTTTTTCATCTGCCTGATTCAACATACCAACGATTTGGTTTTGGTGCTTCGCCTGCTGACTGGTCTCCCGATGGTACGCATATTGTTTACAGCGCCCTTGATCAGTTTGAAGACCCGGTTAGTGCACGAGGGCAGATTTGGGTTGCGGATACGGCCAATACGGTAAGTACCCAGTTAACAACCAACAAATACCGTAACCGGCATGCTTCGTGGAGTCCGGATGGGAATTGGATTACCTGGCCTACAGATAAAGGTGGTCGTTCATCTGGCTTAAATGTAATGCGAGCAGATGGAAGCGGGCAAAAAGAACTTCTCGCAATTGAGCTTGACAATACGATAAACTTGAGGATAAGGCCATCCTGGTCACCGGATTCAGAGCGAATAGTATTTAGCAAACCCAATGCCGATGAAAGCAAAATTGTGTTATGGACCATTAACAGAGATAGGAGCGGTCTGGAACAACTAACATTTTAA